A stretch of Comamonadaceae bacterium M7527 DNA encodes these proteins:
- a CDS encoding acyl-CoA thioesterase: MFRPIQTRWADNDVYGHVNNVVYYSWFDTAVNSWLIEGGALDIQKGEVIGLVVHTLCHYFAPIAFPQPVTAGIRVLHTGSSSVRYQVALFAQNDTQCAAWGEFVHVYVDRDSRRPTSLPTQLLQLLETAQ; the protein is encoded by the coding sequence ATGTTCAGGCCAATACAAACACGCTGGGCAGACAATGACGTGTATGGCCATGTGAACAACGTCGTTTATTACAGCTGGTTTGACACCGCTGTCAACAGCTGGCTGATAGAGGGCGGCGCACTGGACATACAAAAGGGCGAGGTGATTGGTTTGGTGGTGCACACCTTGTGCCACTACTTCGCGCCCATTGCCTTCCCGCAGCCTGTAACCGCCGGTATACGGGTGTTGCATACAGGTAGCAGCAGCGTGCGCTACCAAGTGGCCTTGTTTGCACAGAACGACACACAATGCGCCGCTTGGGGCGAGTTTGTGCACGTTTATGTCGATCGCGACAGCCGCCGCCCCACCTCACTGCCCACACAATTACTGCAACTTTTGGAGACAGCGCAATGA
- a CDS encoding nitroreductase, whose translation MSQQHTTQPTLAAPPPLNKASDTVEHAIRSRVSMRAFTQQAVSQQTIADILELAARSPSGTNTQPWKTYVLQGASRDGLVSKVCAAHDAVRADPSLAAQYKEAYDYYPTEWVSPFIDRRRENGWSLYGLLGITKGDKDAMHAQHQRNYKFFDAPVGLMFTVDKVMGRGSLLDYGMFLQNVMLAARAHGLHTCPQAAWNGFASIILPHIGAGDNEMMVCGMALGYIDEAATVNTFYTPRESAQSFTTWLE comes from the coding sequence ATGAGCCAACAACACACAACCCAACCCACACTGGCAGCACCGCCGCCCCTCAACAAGGCCAGCGACACCGTTGAGCACGCCATTCGCAGCCGCGTGTCCATGCGCGCTTTTACGCAGCAAGCAGTGAGCCAGCAAACCATTGCCGACATTTTGGAGCTGGCGGCGCGCTCGCCGTCTGGAACCAACACCCAGCCCTGGAAAACCTATGTGCTGCAAGGCGCATCGCGCGATGGCCTGGTGAGTAAGGTGTGCGCCGCCCACGATGCTGTGCGTGCAGACCCAAGTCTGGCCGCGCAGTACAAAGAGGCATATGACTACTACCCCACCGAGTGGGTGAGCCCTTTTATTGACCGCCGCCGCGAAAATGGCTGGAGTCTTTATGGCTTGCTGGGCATTACCAAGGGCGACAAAGACGCCATGCACGCCCAGCACCAGCGTAACTACAAGTTTTTTGATGCACCTGTAGGCCTGATGTTTACGGTAGACAAAGTGATGGGCCGTGGCTCTTTGTTGGACTACGGGATGTTTTTGCAAAACGTGATGTTGGCCGCCAGAGCGCACGGCCTGCACACTTGCCCACAAGCCGCTTGGAATGGCTTTGCCAGCATCATCTTGCCGCACATAGGTGCAGGCGACAACGAAATGATGGTGTGCGGCATGGCCCTGGGCTATATAGACGAGGCGGCTACCGTGAACACGTTTTACACACCGCGCGAGTCCGCGCAGTCGTTTACCACCTGGTTGGAGTAA
- the rmuC gene encoding DNA recombination protein RmuC yields MSGDNTLALVALWGGVAAIVALIVGLLLWLRLRGVQRQTDALLQLADNAHNAQTQASATVAAQVASLERNMRQEVADSARQARSELSQTLVQFQSTLLAQIAQATRTQNAQMDAFAQQLSSLQVHISDTLTNNLNAMSEANIRRLGEVRTALDTQLTQLQTGNAAKLDEMRAVVDEKLQATLHQRLGESFKQVADRLEQVHKGLGEMQVLAQGVGDLKHLLSNVKNRGLFGEAQLKSLLEQVMAPDQYAEQVMTKPGSRNHVDFAIRMPGRSDDGTPVWLPVDAKFPTEDYERLLEAQEQANPAAVTEATKGLTARIKAEAKSMSEKYIEPPYTTDFAIMFLPTESLYAEVLRVPGLLELLQREHRVTLVGPTTLMAMLNSLQMGFRTLALEKRSSEVWQVLGAVKTEFGKFGDVLTKVKSQTQTVLNSLEGAEVRSRAMHRALRSVDALTNEQAQTLLPADGADEALRGVPSK; encoded by the coding sequence GTGAGCGGCGACAACACGCTTGCGCTTGTGGCGCTATGGGGCGGCGTAGCCGCCATAGTGGCTTTGATTGTGGGCTTGTTGCTGTGGCTCAGGTTGCGCGGCGTGCAGCGTCAAACTGACGCGCTGCTGCAGTTGGCTGACAATGCCCACAACGCACAAACACAGGCCAGTGCCACAGTGGCGGCACAAGTGGCCAGCCTTGAGCGCAACATGCGTCAGGAGGTGGCTGACAGCGCTCGCCAAGCACGCAGTGAGTTGTCGCAGACATTGGTGCAGTTTCAAAGCACATTGCTGGCGCAAATCGCACAAGCCACCCGCACTCAAAACGCACAAATGGATGCGTTTGCACAGCAACTCAGCAGCTTGCAAGTGCACATCAGCGACACCCTCACCAACAACCTCAATGCCATGAGTGAGGCCAACATCAGGCGCTTGGGTGAGGTGCGCACCGCATTGGATACGCAGCTGACCCAACTGCAAACGGGCAACGCAGCCAAGCTGGATGAAATGCGCGCAGTGGTGGATGAAAAGCTGCAAGCCACACTGCACCAACGCTTGGGCGAGAGCTTCAAGCAAGTGGCGGATCGCCTGGAGCAAGTCCACAAAGGACTGGGTGAGATGCAAGTGTTGGCCCAAGGGGTTGGTGATTTAAAGCACCTGCTGTCCAACGTTAAAAACAGGGGCCTGTTTGGTGAGGCGCAATTGAAGTCCCTGTTAGAGCAAGTCATGGCGCCAGACCAATACGCCGAGCAGGTGATGACCAAGCCTGGCAGCCGCAATCATGTTGACTTTGCGATTCGAATGCCCGGGCGAAGCGATGATGGCACGCCTGTTTGGTTGCCCGTTGATGCCAAGTTCCCAACAGAAGACTACGAGCGCTTGTTGGAGGCGCAAGAGCAGGCCAACCCGGCTGCGGTGACCGAGGCCACCAAAGGATTGACCGCGCGCATCAAAGCCGAGGCCAAATCCATGAGCGAAAAGTATATTGAGCCGCCTTACACCACCGATTTCGCCATCATGTTTTTGCCCACTGAGAGCTTGTACGCTGAAGTGTTGCGCGTGCCAGGCTTGCTTGAGCTGCTGCAGCGTGAGCACCGCGTGACGTTGGTTGGTCCCACCACGCTGATGGCCATGCTCAACTCGCTACAAATGGGTTTTCGCACGCTGGCGCTTGAGAAGCGCTCAAGCGAAGTGTGGCAAGTGTTGGGCGCTGTCAAAACTGAATTTGGCAAGTTCGGTGATGTGTTGACCAAGGTGAAGTCCCAAACGCAAACCGTGCTGAACAGTTTGGAGGGTGCTGAAGTGCGAAGCCGAGCCATGCACCGAGCCTTGCGTTCTGTGGACGCACTAACCAACGAACAAGCCCAGACGCTATTGCCTGCCGATGGCGCGGACGAAGCCTTGCGAGGTGTCCCTAGCAAATAG
- a CDS encoding D-glycerate dehydrogenase: MTKPSLLVARAIFPEVLVKLREHFDVVDNQSDDVFSPQALATLAAGQWGLLTTGSERVDASLLRSAPSLRMVANMAVGFNNFDVPALTAAGVQCSNTPDVLTETTADFGFALLMATARRLTESEHFLRAGHWDKWAYDMFMGSDVFGSRLGILGMGRIGQAIAKRAANGFNMTVSYHNRTPLSREQEHSCGASYMSQEDLFANNDHIMVVVPYSAQTHHIVGAAQLALMPAHATLINIARGGVVDEVALIDALRSGRLAAAGLDVFEGEPFVNPGLTALSNVVLTPHIASASRATRLAMANLAADNLIAFYTTGKALTPLNEVAA, from the coding sequence GTGACCAAACCCAGCCTGTTGGTGGCGCGCGCCATATTTCCAGAAGTGTTGGTCAAACTGCGTGAGCATTTTGATGTGGTGGACAACCAGTCAGATGACGTTTTCAGCCCCCAAGCCTTGGCCACCTTGGCTGCAGGTCAGTGGGGCCTGCTCACCACAGGCAGCGAGCGTGTAGATGCCAGCTTGCTGCGCAGCGCGCCAAGCCTGCGCATGGTGGCCAATATGGCCGTTGGCTTTAACAACTTTGACGTACCGGCACTGACCGCTGCTGGCGTGCAGTGCAGCAACACGCCAGACGTGCTAACCGAGACCACTGCCGACTTTGGTTTTGCCCTGCTCATGGCCACTGCCAGGCGCCTGACAGAGAGCGAGCATTTTTTGCGCGCAGGCCACTGGGACAAATGGGCCTACGACATGTTTATGGGCAGCGATGTATTTGGTTCGCGCTTGGGCATTTTGGGCATGGGGCGTATTGGCCAGGCCATCGCCAAGCGTGCGGCCAACGGTTTCAACATGACGGTGAGTTACCACAACCGCACGCCGCTGTCGCGTGAGCAAGAGCATTCTTGTGGTGCCAGTTACATGAGCCAAGAAGACTTGTTTGCCAACAACGACCACATCATGGTGGTTGTGCCTTACTCAGCGCAAACGCATCACATTGTGGGTGCGGCTCAGTTGGCGCTGATGCCTGCGCATGCGACGCTCATCAACATTGCCCGTGGTGGCGTGGTCGACGAAGTTGCGCTGATTGATGCGTTAAGGAGTGGCCGTTTGGCCGCTGCAGGTTTGGATGTGTTTGAGGGCGAGCCCTTTGTTAACCCGGGTTTGACAGCGTTGAGCAACGTGGTGCTCACGCCGCATATTGCAAGTGCCAGCCGTGCCACGCGCTTGGCCATGGCCAACCTGGCGGCTGACAACCTCATCGCGTTTTACACAACCGGTAAAGCCTTGACACCGCTTAACGAGGTGGCTGCGTGA